Proteins from one Listeria innocua genomic window:
- a CDS encoding MarR family winged helix-turn-helix transcriptional regulator: MKDILRDIGVIARALDSISNIEFKELNLAKGQFIYLVRICENQGIIQEKLVDILKIDRTTASRAIKNLEKNGLIIKKQDKNNKKNKLLFPTEKGQQLYPLIIRENEYSNAVALKGFTEAEINMLTDALKKVKENIADDWLYVKKGNKRSY, encoded by the coding sequence ATGAAAGATATATTAAGAGATATAGGTGTTATTGCACGTGCACTTGATTCAATAAGTAATATCGAATTTAAAGAATTAAATCTAGCAAAAGGACAATTTATTTATCTAGTTAGAATTTGCGAGAACCAAGGGATTATTCAAGAAAAACTAGTAGATATTTTAAAAATCGATCGAACCACTGCTTCGAGAGCTATTAAGAATTTGGAGAAAAACGGTTTGATTATAAAGAAACAGGATAAGAATAATAAAAAAAATAAACTATTATTCCCAACAGAGAAAGGACAGCAACTATATCCCTTAATTATCCGCGAGAATGAATACTCCAATGCAGTAGCTTTAAAAGGATTTACTGAGGCTGAAATTAATATGCTCACCGATGCGCTCAAGAAGGTCAAAGAAAATATTGCAGATGACTGGTTATATGTCAAAAAAGGCAATAAAAGAAGTTATTAA
- a CDS encoding nitronate monooxygenase: MSITNLLNIKYPIIQGAMAQIAKAPLVAAVSNAGGLGIIASGGMTAEMLREEIQKTKELTDKPFGVNLMLMMTNIAELTEVIIEEKVGIVTTGAGTPKTFMPIWKEAGIIVIPVVPSVMIAKRMEKMGADAVIAEGTEAGGHVGETTTMALVPQIVDAVTIPVIGAGGIADGRGIAAALALGAKGVQIGTRFLATDECPVHPDFKAAVIKASDRDTMVTGRKAGAPVRSIKNKMIKEYIRLEEENADRDTLEELTLGSLRKAVQEGDTDNGSVMAGQIAGLITEIKPCKDVIEEMMTDAKNVIAGLELK, encoded by the coding sequence ATGTCGATTACGAACTTATTAAATATTAAATATCCAATTATCCAAGGTGCAATGGCTCAAATTGCCAAAGCTCCACTTGTAGCCGCTGTGTCTAATGCAGGCGGTTTAGGAATTATCGCTTCTGGCGGAATGACTGCCGAGATGCTACGCGAAGAAATCCAAAAAACAAAAGAACTGACAGATAAACCATTTGGCGTCAACTTAATGCTAATGATGACAAATATTGCTGAATTAACCGAAGTAATTATAGAAGAAAAAGTGGGAATCGTTACAACTGGAGCGGGAACGCCGAAAACATTTATGCCAATTTGGAAAGAAGCTGGAATTATCGTGATTCCTGTTGTTCCATCTGTCATGATTGCTAAACGTATGGAAAAAATGGGCGCAGATGCAGTTATCGCAGAAGGAACAGAAGCGGGTGGACACGTTGGCGAAACAACAACAATGGCGCTCGTACCTCAAATCGTGGATGCTGTAACTATTCCAGTCATTGGCGCAGGTGGAATTGCCGACGGTCGCGGAATCGCTGCAGCTCTAGCTCTAGGTGCAAAAGGTGTCCAAATCGGCACACGCTTCCTAGCAACCGATGAATGCCCAGTACACCCCGATTTCAAAGCAGCCGTTATTAAAGCTTCCGACCGCGACACAATGGTTACCGGACGAAAAGCTGGCGCACCAGTTCGCTCAATTAAAAATAAAATGATCAAAGAATACATTCGTTTAGAAGAAGAAAACGCCGATCGCGACACGTTAGAAGAGTTAACTTTAGGCTCTTTACGAAAAGCAGTACAAGAAGGCGACACAGACAACGGCTCTGTCATGGCCGGTCAAATCGCTGGATTAATTACAGAAATCAAACCTTGTAAAGATGTTATTGAAGAGATGATGACAGATGCTAAGAATGTGATTGCTGGGTTAGAATTAAAATAA